One genomic segment of Candidatus Bathyarchaeota archaeon includes these proteins:
- a CDS encoding deoxyribodipyrimidine photo-lyase produces MAPLGRLEVLNSKPLGNGEFVLYWMQASHRAQENWALDYAIEEANLRGLPVVVFFGLTEYPEANLRHYLFMLQGLREAKEELRGLGIRLVIQQVSPELGVLELAKKASQIVVDKAYLRTNRQWVGYVAKKAQVPLVQVEDNAVIPVEEASQKEEYTAATLRPKILAKLNNYLEVPPKLNPKKSSLKMNLPSLLLTDLDKALSGLKINRTVDKAPFQGGTSKAKTLLETFIAQKLETYEQKGSTPDNDCASELSPFLHFGQISPIYVAARILKTNTADRHRFLEQLIVRRELAINFAHYNPNYDSIACLPRWAQETLNQHATDQRSNIYSPKQLENAQTHDPYWNAAQKEMTATGKMNGYMRMYWGKKIIEWTQNPEEAYKTTLYLNNKYELDGRDPNGYAGVAWCFGKHDRPWKEREIFGKVRFMNSAGLQRKFDMNLYLQKVNTL; encoded by the coding sequence ATGGCGCCGCTGGGTAGACTTGAAGTGCTAAACAGCAAACCTTTGGGGAATGGCGAGTTTGTGCTGTATTGGATGCAAGCATCCCATCGTGCACAAGAAAATTGGGCATTAGACTATGCAATTGAGGAAGCAAACCTGAGAGGATTGCCTGTTGTTGTGTTTTTTGGGTTAACAGAGTATCCCGAGGCTAACCTGCGTCATTACCTCTTCATGCTACAGGGTTTGCGGGAAGCTAAAGAGGAACTAAGAGGGCTGGGCATACGATTGGTGATTCAGCAGGTTTCGCCTGAATTGGGCGTTTTGGAGTTAGCCAAAAAAGCATCTCAAATCGTGGTGGACAAGGCTTACCTGCGCACAAACAGGCAATGGGTCGGTTATGTGGCAAAAAAAGCACAGGTTCCACTGGTTCAGGTTGAAGACAACGCCGTGATTCCCGTAGAGGAAGCCTCACAAAAAGAAGAATACACCGCTGCCACATTGCGCCCCAAAATCCTTGCCAAACTCAACAATTACCTTGAAGTACCCCCAAAACTAAACCCCAAAAAATCCTCACTTAAAATGAATCTGCCTTCGCTGCTTCTTACGGACTTGGATAAGGCGTTGTCAGGATTAAAAATCAATAGAACCGTAGACAAAGCACCTTTTCAGGGCGGAACCAGCAAAGCTAAAACCCTGCTGGAAACCTTCATAGCACAAAAACTGGAAACCTACGAGCAAAAAGGCAGCACACCCGACAACGACTGCGCCTCAGAATTAAGTCCATTTTTGCATTTTGGACAAATCTCACCCATCTATGTTGCCGCAAGAATTCTAAAAACAAACACTGCAGATAGGCACAGGTTTTTGGAGCAACTCATAGTCCGACGAGAACTAGCCATCAATTTTGCACACTACAACCCGAACTATGACTCAATTGCTTGTTTGCCACGCTGGGCACAAGAAACCCTAAACCAGCATGCAACAGACCAGAGAAGCAACATCTACAGCCCAAAGCAACTGGAAAATGCACAAACCCATGACCCCTACTGGAACGCAGCACAAAAAGAGATGACGGCTACTGGGAAAATGAATGGATACATGCGGATGTACTGGGGCAAAAAAATCATCGAATGGACACAGAACCCAGAAGAAGCCTACAAAACCACATTGTATCTAAACAACAAATACGAGCTGGATGGCAGAGACCCAAACGGTTACGCTGGGGTGGCGTGGTGTTTTGGTAAGCATGACCGCCCATGGAAGGAACGTGAAATCTTTGGCAAAGTCAGATTCATGAACAGTGCAGGACTACAGAGAAAGTTTGATATGAACTTGTATCTGCAAAAAGTAAACACGTTATGA
- a CDS encoding AAA family ATPase, which yields MYTDKLVIGLTGMPGAGKSIVVQATKDWGYNVVVMGDVIREETRNRGLELTPQNVGKVMLQLREESGPNVIAQKCVPKIAAQNNHKIIIDGLRSYAEAEVFMANFANFVLVTVHAPPQLRFERLNARGRSDDSPSFEVFHERDMRELGVGMGAAIGLSEYVIVNDGTIDEVKCKAKAVLGRIEEKWSK from the coding sequence ATGTACACTGACAAACTTGTTATTGGATTAACTGGCATGCCCGGCGCAGGCAAAAGCATAGTTGTGCAGGCAACCAAAGACTGGGGATACAATGTCGTTGTTATGGGTGACGTAATACGGGAGGAAACCAGAAACCGCGGCTTAGAACTCACCCCACAAAACGTGGGCAAAGTCATGCTGCAACTTCGAGAAGAATCAGGTCCAAACGTGATTGCCCAAAAATGCGTCCCCAAAATCGCCGCTCAGAACAACCATAAAATCATCATTGATGGCCTGCGCAGTTACGCAGAAGCAGAAGTTTTCATGGCTAATTTTGCCAATTTCGTGTTGGTAACGGTTCATGCGCCGCCCCAGTTGCGGTTTGAAAGGTTAAACGCTAGGGGTAGAAGTGATGATTCGCCAAGTTTTGAGGTTTTTCATGAGCGTGACATGCGTGAGCTCGGCGTGGGAATGGGCGCGGCAATTGGTTTGTCGGAGTATGTTATTGTTAATGATGGAACAATAGATGAGGTTAAATGCAAGGCTAAAGCTGTGTTGGGAAGGATTGAGGAGAAATGGAGCAAGTAA
- a CDS encoding cation:proton antiporter gives MADIVSVALIISSLIILIGFIGNYIFKKTGLPDMLILIFIGILCGPILGIFDPVAVNSFAPFLAALALAYILFDGGMGLNIGKVMRNSPKAVMLAIVGFIFSVLGVCAFMVFVFNVPLVYGLLFGSMFGGSSSVAVISLSSKIKIGDKGAIILILESAITDILCVVISLSLIDVLVTGQADVAFIGLGIAEKFVIGALIGVGLSLAWLFALRKVGSMPFSYILTLGIVLFGYAASESLGGSGALSALLFGLILGNEVGVLRFFKMDGKDTVIGPFSLAVSKGLKRFEAEIAFLIRTFFFVFLGIIASFSSIALLISGVVVSFILLATRYGTVWLATRNSVLEIDHKIMTVILTRGLAAAVLATLPAQYGLPYSGLFVDIAVVVIVTTAVIATVGSIWLAHQKTPNPIPPPPQEITT, from the coding sequence TTGGCTGATATCGTTTCCGTAGCTCTCATAATCAGCTCCTTAATTATTCTAATCGGATTCATAGGAAACTATATTTTCAAAAAAACAGGCCTCCCCGACATGCTTATCCTAATTTTCATAGGCATACTTTGCGGTCCAATTTTAGGCATTTTTGACCCTGTAGCCGTTAATAGCTTTGCCCCATTTCTAGCTGCACTAGCCTTAGCTTACATCTTGTTTGATGGCGGAATGGGCTTAAATATTGGAAAAGTGATGCGGAACAGCCCCAAAGCAGTTATGCTGGCAATTGTAGGTTTTATTTTCAGTGTTTTGGGCGTTTGCGCTTTCATGGTGTTTGTGTTTAATGTGCCCTTGGTTTACGGGTTGCTGTTTGGCAGCATGTTTGGCGGAAGTAGCTCTGTTGCGGTTATCTCCTTATCTTCAAAAATAAAAATTGGCGACAAAGGCGCAATCATTTTAATTTTAGAATCCGCAATCACAGACATCTTATGCGTAGTTATCAGTTTATCCTTAATTGATGTTTTAGTAACGGGGCAAGCAGACGTAGCTTTCATCGGTTTAGGTATAGCTGAAAAATTCGTAATCGGCGCTCTAATAGGTGTAGGCTTAAGTTTAGCTTGGTTATTTGCACTGCGAAAAGTCGGTTCAATGCCTTTCTCCTACATCCTAACCTTGGGCATTGTCCTGTTTGGTTACGCGGCATCAGAAAGTTTAGGTGGCAGCGGAGCCCTGAGTGCTTTGCTTTTCGGTTTAATTTTAGGCAATGAAGTGGGTGTGTTGAGATTCTTTAAGATGGATGGGAAAGACACCGTTATTGGTCCTTTTTCTTTAGCGGTCAGTAAAGGTCTGAAACGATTTGAAGCTGAAATTGCTTTTCTGATTCGCACATTCTTCTTTGTTTTCCTTGGCATAATTGCTTCTTTTTCAAGTATAGCTCTGCTGATTTCTGGAGTTGTGGTCTCCTTTATTCTTCTTGCCACCCGTTATGGCACAGTTTGGCTAGCAACCCGCAACAGTGTCCTTGAAATAGACCACAAAATAATGACTGTGATTTTGACGCGTGGTTTAGCCGCAGCAGTTTTAGCTACATTGCCTGCTCAGTATGGATTGCCCTATTCAGGATTGTTTGTAGACATTGCAGTGGTCGTTATCGTGACAACCGCCGTAATAGCAACTGTGGGGTCAATATGGCTTGCACACCAAAAAACTCCAAACCCAATTCCTCCGCCACCACAAGAAATAACCACTTAA
- a CDS encoding fasciclin domain-containing protein, producing the protein MTDLVEAASATGMFNTLIEAARIAGLVDKLKSPGPFTVFAPTDEAFSNVPKHELSVLLRDPEKLRSLLNFHIVEGKFTSSDLAMVDYLQTISGGELKIDASFWNLMSRLKVNDAIVIKPDIVADNGVCHAIDKVLTSKVIVAGAQI; encoded by the coding sequence TTGACTGACCTAGTTGAAGCTGCATCTGCCACAGGCATGTTTAACACTTTAATTGAAGCCGCAAGAATAGCTGGTTTAGTTGATAAACTCAAAAGCCCCGGTCCATTCACGGTTTTTGCACCCACTGATGAAGCCTTCTCAAACGTACCCAAACATGAATTATCGGTTCTTTTGCGTGACCCTGAAAAGTTAAGGTCGCTGCTGAATTTCCATATTGTTGAAGGCAAATTTACATCATCTGATTTAGCGATGGTGGATTATTTACAAACGATTTCAGGCGGCGAATTAAAAATTGATGCTTCATTTTGGAACCTGATGAGTCGCTTAAAAGTTAATGATGCGATAGTTATAAAACCTGACATAGTAGCTGATAATGGGGTATGCCATGCAATTGACAAAGTGTTGACGTCAAAAGTGATTGTTGCAGGCGCACAAATTTAA
- a CDS encoding MBL fold metallo-hydrolase: MPKKPDSQNDYAPHKALVAKNGAVLLGDSVSCDAHDASRSLRVVTHAHADHLMGLRRSLKNCQKVLMTEATKDLIQTINPQFNLNCESVQTVKYGKTTKFEDEKITLHKADHILGAAQVLVEDAGGIRIAYSGDFKLDSTPVVECDVLVVDATYGTPQCRRHFDVDVKELLVSMIEQRLRGGTVYVFGFHGKLQEVMQILTDAAVTVPFVMPEHVYNISKVCEKHGMHLGCLTSSTSKEGHTLLNENLPCVAFYHVNQRQHVGLKNARICVSGWEFHKPCRQIGDREYLVAFSDHCDFDGTVEYVKQTRAKQVITDNYRGGYGTVLACELSKRLGVSATAMPRDMGQTTL; encoded by the coding sequence TTGCCCAAAAAACCTGACAGCCAAAACGATTATGCACCTCATAAGGCGCTAGTTGCAAAAAACGGAGCAGTGCTGCTTGGAGACAGTGTTTCCTGCGATGCCCATGACGCATCTCGTTCATTGCGAGTTGTCACACACGCACATGCTGACCACCTGATGGGGCTCCGTCGGAGTCTAAAGAACTGCCAGAAAGTTCTCATGACCGAAGCAACCAAAGATTTAATCCAAACCATAAACCCCCAATTCAACCTCAACTGTGAATCCGTTCAAACCGTAAAATACGGCAAAACCACAAAGTTTGAAGACGAAAAAATCACCCTACATAAAGCAGACCACATTTTAGGAGCAGCACAGGTGCTGGTTGAGGATGCGGGGGGAATTCGGATTGCCTACAGCGGCGACTTCAAACTGGATAGTACCCCTGTGGTTGAGTGCGATGTTTTGGTGGTTGATGCCACGTATGGTACCCCTCAGTGCAGACGCCATTTTGACGTGGATGTGAAGGAGTTGCTGGTTTCGATGATTGAGCAGCGACTACGGGGCGGAACCGTTTACGTGTTTGGGTTTCATGGCAAACTCCAAGAAGTCATGCAAATTCTCACCGACGCCGCCGTAACCGTTCCCTTTGTAATGCCCGAGCATGTCTACAACATCTCCAAAGTCTGCGAAAAACACGGCATGCACCTCGGATGCCTAACCAGCAGCACCAGCAAAGAAGGACACACACTGCTAAATGAGAACTTGCCTTGTGTCGCCTTTTACCACGTAAACCAGCGCCAACACGTCGGACTAAAAAATGCGCGGATTTGTGTGAGCGGATGGGAGTTTCATAAGCCGTGTCGGCAGATTGGTGACCGCGAGTATTTGGTAGCGTTTAGTGACCACTGCGACTTCGACGGCACTGTTGAATATGTGAAGCAGACACGAGCAAAACAGGTCATAACGGACAATTACCGCGGCGGTTACGGTACGGTTTTGGCGTGTGAGCTTAGTAAGCGGTTGGGAGTTTCTGCGACGGCTATGCCTCGGGACATGGGGCAGACAACTCTTTAA
- a CDS encoding glycosyltransferase family 39 protein: MVTRNPLATLKRIDRWQICLIILGVVYGAVLATNLQTNSMAWDEVAHLNGGLLLSRGQVVTWALTNSFYPPIYDLFAAGYFLVLGPSLFSARLVAATFSVLTLFVIYAIANFLYSNKKTAFLAAIFFAVMPGIFWLSKLAMIETMLIFVLSLSMFYFFRWLKLGNGKDRTKSLAAVVVGVVVKYQMLVIAPLIMIFGTFFWRKENFWADFKKWFAPKRLALMVTVLAVVGVVLLVLYSLGLLDLMLYAFGVGSQGKSVYSTRYPLPIFYLLEMVQVENPIHPISLVLYVLSLAGLGWMVYKRKFGDKLLLLWFAVVYVVFTVVSNREWRYVVILFPVLAIAASNLTITALEKLCKTWQTAVGFMSKYGTKIAAGLLIAFVGAGLCFSCVDAYNWQIRDEIVVPIEQATLYAAQDLGPNQTVAVVCSVNHFSKYMVQFYLDVQTGRNLNQTWQYPFNAADSFTPNFDVVELTGICQRLDTKYVMLYEYGNLNYYNTELNQQTIQNLLTQSNYFTLAETFGESSNRVFVFRFNQSD, translated from the coding sequence ATGGTGACACGTAACCCTTTAGCGACGCTCAAACGGATAGACAGGTGGCAGATTTGCCTAATCATCCTCGGCGTAGTTTACGGTGCAGTTCTTGCCACTAATCTGCAGACAAATTCGATGGCGTGGGATGAAGTCGCACACCTAAACGGGGGCTTACTGCTCTCTCGCGGGCAAGTTGTGACGTGGGCGTTGACTAACTCGTTTTATCCGCCAATCTATGACCTGTTTGCCGCGGGTTATTTTCTGGTTTTGGGTCCGAGCTTATTTTCGGCAAGACTGGTTGCGGCTACGTTTTCGGTTCTAACACTGTTTGTTATCTACGCCATTGCCAACTTTCTCTACAGCAACAAGAAAACCGCGTTTTTAGCCGCCATCTTTTTTGCAGTTATGCCTGGGATTTTTTGGCTCTCCAAGCTGGCGATGATTGAGACCATGCTGATTTTTGTTTTGTCGCTGTCAATGTTTTATTTTTTCCGCTGGCTCAAACTGGGCAACGGCAAAGACCGCACAAAAAGCCTCGCCGCAGTTGTGGTTGGGGTGGTGGTGAAGTATCAGATGCTGGTTATTGCGCCGTTAATCATGATTTTTGGCACGTTTTTTTGGAGGAAGGAGAATTTTTGGGCGGATTTCAAAAAATGGTTTGCCCCTAAACGCTTAGCCCTAATGGTCACGGTTTTGGCGGTGGTTGGCGTTGTGTTGCTGGTTTTGTACTCGCTTGGGCTTTTGGATTTGATGCTGTACGCATTTGGCGTAGGCAGTCAAGGCAAATCCGTCTACAGCACACGATATCCGCTACCAATTTTTTACTTGCTCGAAATGGTTCAGGTTGAAAACCCAATACACCCCATCTCGCTTGTGCTGTACGTTTTGAGTCTTGCAGGGTTAGGCTGGATGGTGTACAAGCGAAAGTTCGGCGACAAACTCTTGCTACTCTGGTTTGCGGTAGTATATGTGGTGTTTACGGTGGTTTCTAATCGGGAATGGCGCTACGTCGTCATCCTGTTCCCCGTGCTCGCGATTGCCGCCTCAAACCTAACCATAACCGCGCTGGAGAAACTGTGTAAAACATGGCAGACCGCTGTGGGTTTCATGAGCAAATACGGCACCAAAATCGCCGCAGGTCTGCTAATTGCCTTTGTGGGAGCGGGGCTTTGCTTTAGCTGTGTGGATGCTTACAATTGGCAGATCAGAGACGAAATCGTTGTGCCCATCGAGCAAGCCACCCTCTACGCCGCGCAGGATTTGGGTCCAAACCAGACGGTTGCGGTTGTGTGCTCCGTGAATCATTTCAGCAAATACATGGTGCAGTTTTACCTTGACGTGCAGACTGGGAGGAATCTGAATCAGACGTGGCAGTACCCCTTCAACGCCGCCGACAGCTTCACCCCCAACTTCGACGTAGTCGAGCTCACAGGCATCTGCCAACGCTTAGACACAAAATACGTGATGCTCTACGAATACGGCAACCTAAACTACTACAACACAGAACTAAACCAACAAACAATCCAAAACCTGCTAACGCAGAGCAATTATTTTACGCTGGCAGAAACTTTTGGGGAATCCTCGAATAGAGTTTTCGTGTTTAGATTTAACCAATCAGATTAA
- a CDS encoding glucosyl-3-phosphoglycerate synthase, with protein sequence MDIEQERIGRIHDYSINFETLKNRLNELSDKYPSGVIIPIIGQDLESPALPKIIKGLNKCEYLKKVYIALSAADESEYNQTLKATSKIEIPCDVIWCNRPQVELILADLKKKGLDVTGLNGKGKDVWLTTGIASLELHAIAIHDADILTYSEAYPTKLLYTIVDPRLDFTFSKGYYARVNLENKKMYGRIYRLFINPLLAALQKKLDNRSTFIRYLQAFRYPLSGEMAIYTDLALNLRSPSDWGLEIGILAELYRNVSNKRICEVDLGFFEHKHKAISHEALLKTAEDSFTTLLRTLTETEGIDVSNAFLLSLEVIYRRFAQDRIRQYQADALCNSLDYDRHQEETTVDALSEVIVQAGKRYLQKPTSAQLPDWLRILSAMPDAREKLREASMEK encoded by the coding sequence TTGGATATCGAACAGGAACGTATTGGGCGTATACATGATTACTCGATAAATTTTGAAACCCTCAAAAACAGACTAAATGAGTTAAGCGACAAATATCCCTCAGGCGTAATTATACCAATAATTGGGCAGGATTTGGAGAGCCCAGCCTTACCCAAAATTATTAAGGGATTAAACAAGTGTGAGTATCTAAAAAAAGTCTACATTGCACTTTCAGCAGCAGACGAATCAGAATATAACCAAACTCTTAAGGCTACTTCCAAAATAGAAATTCCCTGCGATGTAATATGGTGCAACAGACCACAAGTTGAGCTGATTCTTGCGGATTTAAAAAAGAAAGGGTTAGACGTAACAGGGCTAAACGGAAAAGGAAAAGACGTCTGGTTGACAACAGGCATAGCTTCACTGGAGCTTCATGCAATAGCAATCCATGACGCAGATATTCTAACGTATTCAGAAGCATATCCAACCAAACTGCTCTACACGATAGTGGATCCCCGATTAGACTTCACTTTCTCTAAGGGTTACTATGCACGGGTAAATCTTGAAAATAAAAAGATGTATGGCAGAATATACCGCCTCTTCATTAATCCTCTGCTAGCGGCACTGCAGAAAAAACTCGACAACAGATCAACATTTATCCGTTACCTCCAAGCATTCCGTTACCCCCTCTCAGGAGAAATGGCAATCTACACCGACTTAGCCTTGAACTTGCGAAGCCCAAGCGACTGGGGACTGGAAATCGGCATACTCGCAGAACTATATCGTAATGTGTCTAACAAACGGATATGCGAAGTAGACCTTGGATTTTTCGAGCACAAACATAAAGCAATCAGTCATGAAGCATTGCTGAAAACTGCAGAAGACAGCTTCACAACTTTACTACGAACTCTAACTGAAACTGAGGGCATAGATGTTTCAAACGCGTTTTTGCTTAGTTTGGAGGTTATTTATCGGCGGTTTGCACAAGACAGAATACGGCAGTATCAAGCTGACGCACTATGCAACTCTTTAGATTACGACAGACATCAAGAAGAAACCACTGTGGACGCATTATCTGAAGTGATTGTGCAGGCGGGGAAAAGATACCTGCAAAAACCCACCAGTGCACAGTTGCCCGATTGGTTGCGTATTCTTTCTGCGATGCCTGATGCCCGTGAAAAATTAAGAGAGGCGTCCATGGAAAAATGA
- a CDS encoding hydroxymethylglutaryl-CoA reductase, degradative produces MTKSSVISGFYKLAPKERLNIVKDFADLTQEECDLLAQSCSLPLDLADHMVENVVGTIPTPFGIGVNFQINDKDYLVPMATEEPSVIAAASYAAKMVRDGGGFKTSSTAPVMIGQIQLVNLPNAQQAKENVLAKKEEILKKANEQDPVLNSFGGGAKDLDARVIKTTVGDMVIVHLYVDCRDAMGANAVNTMAEAVAPMLEQLSGGHVYLRIISNLAVRRLAKATCTVPKEAVGGEAIVDGIVYASAFAAADPYRAATHNKGAMNGIIAVVLATGNDHRAIEAGGHAYASLNGQYTSLSKWTKNQNGDLEGSIELPMAVGLIGGAVKTHPIARIAVKILNVKSANEFAEILAAVGLAQNLAALRALASEGIQRGHMSLHARNIAVTAGATGDLVDVVAAQMVKERKVRVDRAKEILEQLTKN; encoded by the coding sequence ATGACAAAGTCATCAGTAATTTCTGGCTTCTACAAGCTCGCGCCCAAAGAACGTTTAAACATCGTTAAGGACTTTGCAGATTTAACACAAGAAGAATGTGACCTACTCGCTCAATCTTGCTCGTTGCCGCTGGATTTGGCGGACCACATGGTTGAAAACGTGGTAGGCACAATCCCAACACCCTTTGGCATCGGAGTAAACTTCCAAATCAACGACAAAGACTACCTTGTTCCTATGGCAACTGAAGAACCCAGCGTAATTGCAGCAGCAAGCTATGCGGCAAAGATGGTTCGGGATGGTGGCGGATTTAAAACCAGCAGCACCGCGCCAGTTATGATTGGACAAATTCAACTGGTAAACCTACCAAACGCGCAACAAGCTAAAGAAAACGTCTTAGCCAAAAAAGAGGAAATCCTAAAAAAAGCCAACGAGCAAGACCCAGTGCTTAACAGTTTTGGTGGAGGCGCAAAAGACCTTGACGCCCGAGTCATCAAAACAACTGTTGGCGACATGGTAATTGTGCATCTTTACGTGGACTGCCGAGATGCCATGGGTGCTAACGCAGTGAATACGATGGCTGAGGCAGTAGCGCCTATGCTTGAACAACTTTCAGGCGGACACGTGTACCTACGTATTATCAGCAACTTAGCAGTAAGACGTCTTGCAAAAGCCACATGCACGGTTCCCAAAGAAGCCGTGGGCGGCGAAGCAATCGTGGATGGCATCGTTTACGCTTCAGCCTTTGCAGCAGCAGACCCCTACAGGGCGGCAACTCACAATAAAGGTGCCATGAACGGCATAATCGCAGTTGTGTTAGCCACGGGCAATGACCATCGAGCCATTGAAGCAGGCGGACACGCATACGCATCACTAAACGGGCAATACACCAGCCTCTCAAAGTGGACCAAAAACCAAAACGGCGACTTAGAAGGCTCAATCGAGTTACCCATGGCAGTCGGATTGATTGGCGGCGCAGTGAAAACTCACCCAATCGCACGCATCGCCGTAAAAATCTTGAATGTCAAGTCTGCTAACGAGTTCGCTGAGATTTTAGCCGCGGTTGGTTTAGCTCAAAATCTTGCCGCGCTCAGGGCACTTGCAAGTGAGGGTATTCAGCGGGGGCACATGTCTCTTCACGCCAGAAACATCGCGGTTACAGCGGGGGCAACTGGGGATTTGGTTGATGTTGTGGCGGCGCAGATGGTTAAGGAGCGTAAGGTTCGCGTTGATAGGGCTAAGGAGATTTTGGAGCAATTAACCAAAAATTAG
- a CDS encoding pyridoxamine 5'-phosphate oxidase family protein, with translation MSLFKLPSMSRREIDDLIAEQFLCRIAFTGKAGPYIAPFQYVFFNKRLYFHFTDYGNKMMFFKEGNQVCVEIEKYLSDMSQYAFVILTGNLKLVTDENERAMAIEKLSQAGAEKLSTKFLGAHGFDTEAGWSALNPKQPILILKLEKVTSIKGLKSP, from the coding sequence ATGAGTTTATTCAAGTTACCATCAATGAGCCGCAGAGAAATTGACGACTTAATTGCTGAGCAGTTTTTGTGCAGAATCGCCTTCACTGGCAAGGCTGGTCCGTATATTGCGCCTTTTCAGTACGTGTTTTTCAACAAACGCCTCTACTTTCACTTTACTGATTATGGCAATAAGATGATGTTTTTCAAGGAGGGCAATCAGGTTTGTGTAGAAATCGAAAAGTACCTGTCTGACATGAGTCAGTATGCCTTTGTGATTTTAACAGGAAACCTCAAACTGGTCACTGACGAAAACGAGCGAGCCATGGCGATTGAGAAGCTGTCACAAGCGGGAGCAGAAAAACTTTCCACAAAATTCTTGGGTGCGCATGGTTTTGATACTGAGGCAGGATGGTCAGCGTTGAATCCAAAGCAGCCGATTTTGATTTTGAAACTGGAAAAAGTCACTTCAATTAAGGGGTTGAAGTCTCCGTAG
- a CDS encoding MarC family protein: MSFFPEDFAINLARTIIVLFIIVDPFGSIPILMSLTEKMGKEERRKIFNTACIVGFIVLLIFAFLGREIFMVFGISIESFEVAGGILLLIIAIRILITGGSHETVESPESIGAVPIAMPLLVGPGAITTSILSLQQYGAVVTAIAILVVIVLTWVILRFIGEVYRVLGKTGSMVIARAMALIIAAIAVQYVLVGLTNFFM, encoded by the coding sequence ATGTCTTTTTTTCCTGAGGATTTTGCCATAAACCTTGCCCGAACCATAATTGTTCTATTCATAATCGTTGACCCGTTTGGCAGCATCCCCATACTCATGAGCCTAACTGAGAAAATGGGTAAGGAAGAGCGCCGAAAAATCTTCAACACAGCCTGTATTGTCGGTTTTATTGTGCTTTTGATTTTTGCTTTTCTGGGCAGGGAAATCTTTATGGTGTTTGGCATTTCTATTGAAAGTTTTGAAGTGGCAGGCGGCATTTTGCTATTAATTATTGCCATAAGGATTTTGATTACTGGTGGCTCACATGAAACCGTGGAGTCCCCCGAAAGTATAGGTGCCGTTCCCATAGCTATGCCTCTTCTGGTTGGACCTGGAGCCATAACAACTTCGATTTTAAGCCTACAACAGTACGGTGCAGTGGTAACTGCGATAGCGATTCTTGTTGTGATTGTTTTGACTTGGGTTATTTTGCGTTTTATCGGTGAGGTTTATCGGGTGCTTGGTAAAACGGGTTCGATGGTGATTGCTCGTGCGATGGCGCTAATTATTGCGGCGATTGCTGTTCAGTATGTGTTGGTTGGTTTGACGAACTTTTTCATGTAA
- a CDS encoding HAD-IIB family hydrolase, which translates to MKQCRIAVFADMDGTVLDKNYSYHAVKPYVEKLQENGFCLIFCSSKTRAEIEYYRQTLGVDDPFVSENGAAIFIPKGYFSKNNFFTCKKGNYEVVELGVPYSVIRKGFERIKKKTGFALTGFGDLTAEEIAKTTGLPKEFALLARQREYSEPFNGEILDEKVLFDAADAEQLRCVKGDRYYHLMGMHDKGAAVTILRDFFVETCGSLKFVGVGNGPNDLSMLKVVDYPFFVGATESLDSLWQRLWGKVEAIMHQW; encoded by the coding sequence ATGAAGCAGTGCCGCATTGCAGTTTTTGCTGACATGGATGGAACAGTGCTCGATAAAAACTATAGTTACCATGCAGTCAAACCCTACGTGGAAAAGCTTCAAGAAAATGGTTTTTGCCTGATTTTTTGTAGTAGCAAAACCCGGGCAGAGATTGAGTATTACAGGCAAACGCTTGGTGTTGATGACCCGTTTGTTTCTGAGAATGGTGCAGCAATTTTTATTCCAAAAGGATACTTTTCTAAAAACAATTTTTTCACGTGTAAAAAAGGTAATTATGAGGTTGTTGAGTTAGGTGTTCCCTACAGCGTCATTAGGAAAGGTTTTGAGCGGATAAAAAAGAAAACAGGCTTTGCACTGACTGGCTTTGGTGACTTGACTGCTGAAGAAATCGCCAAGACCACGGGGCTGCCTAAAGAATTTGCATTATTAGCCAGGCAAAGGGAATACAGTGAACCATTTAACGGAGAGATTTTGGATGAAAAAGTCCTCTTTGATGCTGCCGATGCAGAGCAACTGCGGTGTGTTAAGGGTGATAGATACTATCATTTGATGGGTATGCATGATAAAGGGGCAGCAGTTACGATTTTGAGAGATTTTTTTGTGGAAACATGTGGTTCTTTGAAGTTTGTTGGGGTTGGTAATGGACCAAATGACTTGTCAATGCTTAAAGTTGTTGATTACCCCTTTTTTGTTGGGGCTACAGAAAGCTTAGATAGCCTATGGCAGCGACTTTGGGGAAAAGTTGAGGCTATAATGCACCAATGGTAG